In the Populus trichocarpa isolate Nisqually-1 chromosome 1, P.trichocarpa_v4.1, whole genome shotgun sequence genome, AACCACTTGCCTATTCCTGTTAATTGTTTAAATAGTCCTGGGAGGgtgaatttcaaaaaagaattttgaagtTCTTTAGGTCATTTGTTGGGTTTTTCGTTGCCATTTTCTTGGGATCTTCTTTGGAGCAGTTCAAATTGATATCAGTCATGACTTTTTGACATGGAGAACCTTCtgtttttattatccttttcttgGCAATTGTTTTTCAAGCAGATTAACGTCTTCATGCCTTGTTGATCTTTGTTGTTCGCAGCTGTTAGAAGGGCTACAAAGCTCCTTGATGGTGTCAAAAGTTCCAGCTGTGTCGCATGATAAAAGTCAGAAAAGTAGGACTGCTTCTAGAGGTAACATCTCACTGCTGAATTACAGGGGATTCCAGCCTCGTGTGTGCATTTGTAGATGATGGAAAATTGATAAAACTGTGACTGCTTTTGTTGTTGCAGGGAATAACCATGGTTGAGAGGAGCTCATGCAATGATGAAATCGAGTGCAAAGATGCTCAATTGTGGCTGGACAACACTGCAAGAGTAGTTTGTGTATATTTATAATAGAGGTGATAGGTAGGAATGGAAATTCTGCTTGGGATAATATGACATGTAGTGGGTAGATGTTCATatcaattttagtttatttgcgATGATGATTTGATCTCCCAGCGTTTGCCATAAGGGTCGTATATGGAAAATCTCCATGTAGTTTGGCTTGAAATTGCAGGAAGCTTTGCTGATCAGTCATGTATACCTTGTGAATTCCCGTTTTAGGTGATCGGTGGTTGGTGGTCGGTGGGGATGGTTATTTCCACAATCAAATAAgcttttctttagttttctgAATGGAAGTTGCTATTTAAATTTAGCGAGGGGGGCTGATTGAACTGCTAGAGATCCCTGGTCCCTGGTCCCTGGTtaaattttggatttgtttttagtgttttttaaaagtatttttgacaaattaatattggtttttagtgtttttttttatgattttaattaaatctgaaaaaaaatattttaatatattcttaaagaaaaatattttaaaaagtataaagcTTAGCAAAATCTTTTCACTATCATAACAGCGCTGATCGCAGCTTAATCGTCCGTAacttgctttccttttctttttcgtcCTGATGAAATGAAATGAGCGCATGATACGCGAAACGAGGCTGCTTGTGcttataaaaatcaacaaacgGATGGCCAACAAGGGCAACGTTTCCATTTGTCTTGCACGTCTCTAAGCTTTTTATCCTTCTGCATGGTAAAACCACTGCGGTGGCAAACAATTTCACACTGCAGCCCGCTACCAGTTATCTCAAACAAATGTAGAGAGCGAAGAACATGACTGCACAGTAAAGTTGGACTTTGTTGATGCATCCAGATAAGTTCCATTGACCTCGACAAACCTAAAAACATGTTTCCCTAGCAAAACTATCTATAGACAATTGCAGATCATTTAAGTTCCCTGACTCGTGTAGGCCCAATTCATTCATTGATCTAATCACAGACTGAAGAGAGAAGGAAAGCAGATACTACATTTGAGAAGGCGTAAGTTACGATGCCGCTATCAATAAAATCTTGTGCCAGCATGTGAAGGGGCATATGCTCGGAAGATGAAATATTGGAGGCATAAATTTCTGCCTGCTACTAATCAGGAGCTGCCTCCACTCTTACCATCAGTCAGGGAAAATTTCATCACCCTCATTCTCTCTTAAAGATATCGGTTCTTCTCCCATGCTTTTCTTCAATCTCTGGAGGCTTTTGTCACCTTGGTTCTCTCCAACATACTTGGAGTGAACTTTTTCCTTTAAGTTCACAGGAATCCTGGCTGACGGTCGATCTTCACCCTTGCTGTTTTCATCATCAGTGAATGGCCTCTCACAGATACAAGATGGATATTCATGAAAGTCACCTCGTCCAGGCCTCACCTCATCTGGCTCTCCCATAAATCCTCTCTGGCTTGCTTTCACCTTTTTGGAAAATGTATCCCAGCCCATCTGATCCCTTGCCATGAACAATGCACTAAGCTTCTTTGCATTTGGTCTGATGGTCCTCTTATGCCCAGCGTACCTCCTTGGATccattttatatgaaaaacaaaaattagtgCAAGGAAATGGTACGTAAAAATGAGTGAATTATACAAGAGTAACTTTTTTATGTACTAAATGACAGCATATAATGTTACAagcaagattttaaaattttggaggTGTATACTATTATATGGGACAATTATAATTACGGAAACAGAATAATTAATAATGCATCGATAATAAAGAACACATCATATagtaaacaaatattattaaatgtAAGTATCtctagattattttttcttgagaagGATCCCTAAAATTACTCATTATATAATGTCTTGATTGGCTTTAGAtgataatgacaaaaaaatcaagtactCACACAAAAAGAGATTCTTGATAATTTACATGTTCGAGTTCAATTCAGCCATTCTGGCTCAAACTTTAATCTCAATAAATTATCTAATCTGAGCCCAGTGCAACATTAATGCAGCTGAACAATTTCCATATTATCACAACAGAAGCAAGCATGTTTTTTCAGTTAGATCTTATTGCTGTTATTTCCTTATAATACCTGAGAATTATCTTATAGTATGGTCCAAAAACTCAAATCTGTCAAAGACATCACACAGAAAATGTAGAAAATATAGGCAACAGTATTTTCAAAGAACTAACTTCcttgaaaattcaaatttaaatcacTTATTCCTCAGTATTATAATCAAATTATGGAccacaaattaatttcaagctcaagCATATTCAAGACAAATAGAAAACTATGGACTAGTATTTTCTCACCTTCGACCAGCAAGAATCTTGGCCATGTTTCCATTATTATTTGTGACAAAGACATCACTCTCATCACAGGCAATGTAGTCGATGGCCGCCAGGCGGgaagaaaatggaagaaaaggTTTTAGATCTTCAACTGCTAGCATCTCCTTTGTATAGAAGTTTGGGAAGAGTTCTCTAAGGGGCCTTAGAGTCTCTTCTCCACCATATATTTCTCCAGATGCAACATAGAGGTATGTGTTGTTAGCAAAACCAAGGGCACGCAGCATTAATCCTACTTCATGAGGAGTGAGTGGACATTTTCCTCTCTCTCGCTCTCCATCGGGGCTTAAATCCTAAAATATAGCAAGTACAAATTTGGGATAAATTAAAACATCAGAATCCATCTTAACAAAGTACGGTCCTCATTTTTCCTGGTAATTACAAGATAAGTGTAGTGAGTGACATGATCCAATGGGTAGAGAAcctttctttaaatataaaattggaGATTATAAAGGAATAGCATTCTTTTCTTACAGGTAATGTTTCCCATCTTTTTCTTATTTCCCCGAGCTCAAATCTCTCCTTTTCACCCCCGCCAAAGTAACACCCAGAAAATGCAAGCATATCAGGTTCAAACCTGTAATTTTAAACAGTCGGGCCATGAACAACACAAAAATCCAAATATGCACGCAAAATTCACCACCCATCCATTTCTGTCTACATGTAAAAACAAAGCATGCTCATAAAATACAAATGTCTGGATATGATAGCAATCTAGTTGAATTcgttgataacaattaaaaggaGAGTAAGATATAGAAGCCAGTTCTTCTACACAAATGGTCAGTTATAATATATTTAGCATTCATTAGTTGCAAAGACAATCTGATAAGCATCCCTACCACAGCCCACAATGGAATGCATGCAATAGAATCCGAGCATTCGTGCACACTGTGTATGTGTGTGAGGGGGAGGGTGTCATGTAACATATAGTTGTGTGTGAGGAGGGGGAGGGTGTCATGTAACATATAGTTGTACATGAAAATCTGTGAAAGGTCTAGAATCTAGAGGAGAATCTAGCCAAGATAGCATcccaaaatcataaattttagcCATGTCCACCCATAGCTGTCTTGGCCACTAATTGGGGACAAGAAGAACAAATCATCCAACT is a window encoding:
- the LOC18094619 gene encoding O-fucosyltransferase 29, which produces MQLQQQRRKVPRSLVCGFMLFGLGLISLFTGHVASDLEWYSQRLVKRSFFYSRLEGRRREGIDIWKSKYSNLFYGCSERGRNFPSAIRERASNGYLLIAASGGLNQQRTGITDAVVVARILNATLVVPELDHRSYWKDDSDFVNIFDIDRFISYLAKDVTIVKRVPDKVMRSMEKPPYTMRVPRKSPPEYYLDQVLPILLRRRVVQLTKFDYRLASNLDEELQKLRCRVNYHALRFTKPIQEIGERLVTKMRKMAKRYIAVHLRFEPDMLAFSGCYFGGGEKERFELGEIRKRWETLPDLSPDGERERGKCPLTPHEVGLMLRALGFANNTYLYVASGEIYGGEETLRPLRELFPNFYTKEMLAVEDLKPFLPFSSRLAAIDYIACDESDVFVTNNNGNMAKILAGRRRYAGHKRTIRPNAKKLSALFMARDQMGWDTFSKKVKASQRGFMGEPDEVRPGRGDFHEYPSCICERPFTDDENSKGEDRPSARIPVNLKEKVHSKYVGENQGDKSLQRLKKSMGEEPISLRENEGDEIFPD